Proteins encoded in a region of the Populus alba chromosome 13, ASM523922v2, whole genome shotgun sequence genome:
- the LOC118042780 gene encoding pentatricopeptide repeat-containing protein At2g20710, mitochondrial produces the protein MNLHFSRKLLSLLPQNYQFSISSTRVLASLLFSTKTPTKPLSSSHSTTLCRRIEAIRDPRVSIVPVLDQWVEEGNTVDKHHLVSLVRLMKDYKRFQHALEVSEWMTGRRFFTFTTEDAAVRLGLIHRVRGLEEAENYFNKLSVKLRTKYTYGAILNGCVREKSVQKAEAVMQEMREGGMTTSSFPYNILIILYSQTGDFDKIPPLLKEMERNGIAQDKYTLRNLIAASVAASDISGVERILKLMEENPELGLDWKLYAMAADAYLKIGSIETALTMLKKLEKWMAFRKKKAVFNFLLSLHAKTGNKDELYRIWNLYKPSSESMDTSYCCMIDSLTKLDDIEGAEKIFEEWESQCTSMYDFRVLNGLLVAYCNRGLFEKAEAAIEKAVQGRTPYASTWHVMAKGYMEHDQIPKAVEMLKRAVNVGRDWKPDPILVNACLEYLEGQGDAEEMKKFTRLMKN, from the exons ATGAATCTTCATTTCTCTAGAAAATTATTGTCTTTACTTCCACAAAACTATCAATTCTCCATCTCCTCCACAAGGGTTTTAGCTTCTTTACTTTTCTCTACTAAAACCCCAACCAAACCATTATCTTCTTCACACTCCACTACATTATGCAGAAGAATTGAAGCCATAAGAGACCCCAGGGTCTCCATCGTACCGGTGCTTGATCAATGGGTCGAAGAAGGCAACACTGTTGACAAACACCATCTTGTGTCCTTGGTTCGTCTCATGAAAGATTATAAACGGTTCCAACATGCTTTAGAG GTATCAGAATGGATGACAGGCCGGCGGTTCTTTACATTTACTACGGAAGATGCAGCAGTCAGATTGGGATTAATTCATAGAGTTCGTGGACTAGAGGAGGCCGAGAACTACTTTAATAAACTTTCGGTTAAGTTAAGAACTAAGTACACATATGGTGCTATTCTCAATGGCTGTGTGCGAGAGAAATCTGTGCAGAAAGCAGAAGCAGTTATGCAGGAAATGAGAGAAGGGGGCATGACAACATCATCTTTTCCATACAACATCTTGATCATCCTTTACTCTCAAACCGGAGACTTTGACAAAATCCCCCCATTGCTGAAGGAAATGGAAAGGAATGGAATTGCTCAAGATAAATATACACTGAGAAATCTAATTGCTGCTTCAGTTGCTGCATCTGACATTTCCGGGGTGGAAAGAATCTTGAAATTGATGGAGGAGAATCCAGAGCTTGGTCTAGATTGGAAATTATATGCAATGGCTGCTGATGCGTATCTGAAGATTGGGTCCATCGAAACAGCTTTGACAATGTTGAAGAAGCTGGAGAAATGGATGGCCTTCAGAAAGAAGAAAGCagtatttaattttcttttgagtCTCCATGCAAAAACAGGGAATAAGGATGAGCTTTATCGAATATGGAATTTGTACAAGCCCTCTAGTGAATCCATGGATACATCATATTGTTGCATGATTGACTCTCTTACAAAGCTGGATGATATCGAGGGAGCAGAAAAGATCTTTGAAGAGTGGGAGTCGCAGTGCACCAGCATGTATGACTTCCGTGTATTGAACGGGCTTCTTGTTGCTTATTGCAATAGGGGACTTTTTGAGAAGGCTGAGGCAGCCATAGAAAAGGCAGTGCAAGGAAGAACACCTTATGCGAGCACATGGCATGTAATGGCAAAGGGGTATATGGAACATGATCAAATCCCCAAGGCTGTTGAGATGTTGAAGAGGGCCGTCAATGTTGGAAGAGACTGGAAACCAGATCCCATCCTTGTGAATGCCTGTTTGGAGTACTTGGAAGGTCAGGGAGATGCTGAAGAGATGAAAAAATTCACCCGGTTGATGAAAAACTAG